A region from the Kribbella shirazensis genome encodes:
- a CDS encoding GNAT family N-acetyltransferase — protein MDGYLETERLRLRRFTGGDVELLVALDSDPEVMRFLTGQATPREEIESVVLPGILEVYGVHPQLGTFAAEEKAGGAFVGWFGLHPTAQPRTVDVGYRLNRTAWGKGYATEGTRALIAKAFSELGMERVVADTMAVNHRSRDVMRRSGLRFEKLWHEHFDDPLPGTEFGEVLYAIDRATWEAGRHG, from the coding sequence GTGGATGGGTATCTGGAGACGGAGCGGCTGCGGTTGCGGCGGTTCACGGGCGGCGACGTCGAGCTGCTCGTGGCGTTGGACTCCGATCCCGAGGTGATGCGGTTCCTGACGGGGCAGGCGACACCGCGGGAGGAGATCGAGAGTGTCGTCCTGCCGGGGATCCTCGAGGTGTACGGCGTACATCCGCAGCTCGGGACGTTCGCGGCCGAGGAGAAGGCCGGCGGGGCGTTCGTCGGGTGGTTCGGGCTGCACCCGACCGCGCAGCCGCGGACCGTCGACGTCGGCTACCGGCTGAACCGCACCGCGTGGGGCAAGGGCTACGCGACCGAGGGGACGCGAGCGCTGATCGCGAAGGCGTTCAGCGAGCTCGGGATGGAGCGGGTGGTGGCCGACACGATGGCGGTCAACCACCGCTCGCGGGACGTGATGCGGAGGTCCGGCCTGCGGTTCGAGAAGCTGTGGCACGAGCACTTCGACGACCCGCTGCCCGGGACCGAGTTCGGCGAGGTGCTGTACGCGATCGACCGCGCGACCTGGGAAGCTGGGCGGCATGGGTGA
- a CDS encoding HAD family acid phosphatase, producing the protein MGDEKPYAVLDIDATLSDTSQRIHFIERKPKDWDSFFAHAKDDAVLDEGLAVATTLAADHVIVYLTGRPERLRRDTEKWLKDNGFPDGKVYMRGNTDRRPSMLMKLGRLKRLAEQRPIAVLVDDDVKVIAAAKKVGYPVLRADWGLDAETQPTLFEAQESEGRT; encoded by the coding sequence ATGGGTGACGAGAAACCGTACGCCGTGCTCGACATCGACGCGACGCTGTCCGACACCAGTCAACGGATCCACTTCATCGAGCGGAAACCGAAGGACTGGGACTCGTTCTTCGCGCACGCCAAGGACGACGCCGTGCTCGACGAGGGCCTGGCTGTCGCGACGACGCTGGCGGCCGACCACGTGATCGTCTACCTGACCGGGCGCCCGGAGCGGCTCCGGCGGGACACCGAGAAGTGGCTGAAGGACAACGGCTTCCCGGACGGGAAGGTGTACATGCGCGGCAACACCGACCGCCGTCCGTCGATGCTGATGAAACTCGGCCGGCTCAAGCGGCTCGCCGAACAGCGGCCGATCGCCGTCCTGGTCGACGACGACGTCAAGGTGATCGCCGCCGCCAAGAAGGTCGGCTACCCGGTCCTGAGGGCCGACTGGGGACTCGACGCCGAGACCCAGCCGACCCTCTTCGAAGCCCAGGAATCCGAAGGACGGACCTGA
- a CDS encoding ABC transporter substrate-binding protein produces MFRFSGIVRAVAVATVLALAAAACNANDRSAPGGGGTAAAEQGGTWHILTTSKEISLDPAKSQNLGISSIHLVLRGLTSWKTEQGKAAELVPDLATDTGQMSDGGKTWTYKLKPGLKYADGSPIVAADIKYGIERSFAPELSGGLGYHKSLLVGGDKYTGPYKGGQLASIETPDDTTVVFKLNKPYGDWPWIVSMPAFSPVPKKADTDPAHYGEKPVASGPYQVKSYTPGSKLELERNPNWDKSTDPARTGLPDAIVLNMGLQPDVVNQRLIADAGDDKFAATTGTSVPAALIPTVNGNPAVKARVATSPSGALQYLAMNTKRPALANPEVRKAIQYAVDKQAVQVAEGGPEYGGEIASTLITPGIDGYGKYDLYQAPPAGDPQKAKQLLAAAGVSNLNLVLAADNTTGLGVAQAIQQGLKRAGINVTIKPLDSEPLTDLITGNKPDFDLTVSSWLPDYPSALGNIQPLFASSEIGNGGYNISRYSNPAVDSAIAAATAEPDRTKAAGMWGAVDKQIMADAPIVPLLYARNAFLHGSKVQNFYLSAYPPYPNQLIVGLSK; encoded by the coding sequence GTGTTTAGATTTTCGGGCATAGTCCGCGCGGTCGCAGTTGCGACCGTGCTCGCGCTGGCGGCGGCCGCTTGCAACGCCAACGACAGGTCGGCCCCGGGTGGCGGCGGCACCGCGGCCGCCGAGCAGGGCGGTACCTGGCACATCCTCACCACCAGCAAGGAGATCAGCCTCGACCCGGCCAAGAGCCAGAACCTGGGGATCAGCTCGATCCACCTGGTGCTGCGCGGCCTGACGTCGTGGAAGACCGAGCAGGGCAAGGCCGCCGAGCTGGTGCCCGACCTGGCCACCGACACCGGTCAGATGAGTGACGGCGGCAAGACCTGGACGTACAAGCTGAAGCCGGGCCTCAAGTACGCCGACGGCTCGCCGATCGTTGCCGCCGACATCAAGTACGGCATCGAGCGGTCGTTCGCGCCCGAGCTGTCCGGCGGCCTCGGCTACCACAAGTCGCTGCTGGTCGGCGGCGACAAGTACACCGGCCCGTACAAGGGCGGCCAGCTGGCGTCGATCGAGACGCCCGACGACACCACGGTGGTCTTCAAGCTGAACAAGCCGTACGGCGACTGGCCGTGGATCGTCAGCATGCCCGCGTTCTCGCCGGTCCCGAAGAAGGCCGACACCGACCCGGCGCACTACGGCGAGAAGCCGGTGGCGAGCGGCCCGTACCAGGTGAAGTCGTACACGCCGGGCTCGAAGCTCGAGCTGGAGCGCAACCCGAACTGGGACAAGTCGACCGACCCGGCGCGGACCGGCCTGCCGGACGCGATCGTGCTGAACATGGGGCTGCAGCCGGACGTGGTGAACCAGCGGCTGATCGCGGACGCCGGCGACGACAAGTTCGCCGCCACCACCGGTACGTCGGTCCCGGCGGCACTGATCCCGACGGTCAACGGCAACCCCGCGGTCAAGGCCCGCGTGGCCACGTCGCCGTCCGGTGCGCTCCAGTACCTGGCGATGAACACCAAGCGTCCCGCGCTCGCGAACCCCGAGGTCCGCAAGGCGATCCAGTACGCCGTCGACAAGCAGGCCGTCCAGGTCGCCGAGGGCGGACCAGAGTACGGCGGTGAGATCGCGTCGACGCTGATCACGCCGGGGATCGACGGTTACGGCAAGTACGACCTGTACCAGGCGCCGCCGGCGGGCGACCCGCAGAAGGCGAAGCAGCTGCTCGCGGCCGCGGGGGTCAGCAACCTCAACCTGGTCCTGGCCGCCGACAACACCACGGGTCTCGGCGTCGCGCAGGCGATCCAGCAGGGGCTGAAGCGGGCCGGGATCAACGTCACGATCAAGCCGCTGGACAGCGAGCCGCTGACCGACCTGATCACCGGTAACAAGCCGGACTTCGACCTGACCGTGTCCAGCTGGCTGCCGGACTACCCGAGCGCGCTCGGCAACATCCAGCCGCTGTTCGCGTCCTCGGAGATCGGCAACGGCGGGTACAACATCTCCCGCTACTCGAACCCGGCGGTCGATTCCGCGATCGCCGCGGCGACGGCCGAGCCGGACCGGACCAAGGCGGCCGGCATGTGGGGCGCGGTGGACAAGCAGATCATGGCCGACGCGCCGATCGTCCCGCTGCTGTACGCGCGGAACGCGTTCCTGCACGGGTCGAAGGTGCAGAACTTCTACCTGTCCGCGTACCCGCCGTACCCGAACCAGTTGATCGTCGGACTCAGCAAGTAA
- a CDS encoding ABC transporter ATP-binding protein yields MTELLKLEDVRKYFGLRGAPWRQAQAVRAVDGVNLVVRKGETLGLVGESGSGKSTLARVATRLLDPTQGRVEIGGKDVTKIKGRRLRPIRRQIQMVFQDPQASLNPRQSVGTILSTPFRAQGIRPTRAQLVELLEQVGLAEQHLERYPHEFSGGQRQRIGIARALSVKPELLVCDEPVSALDVSVQAQVLNLLADLRDELGLSYVLVAHDLAVVRQVADRIAVMYLGTIVEEGPAAQVYEAPAHPYTKALLSAVPVPEPGAVRERIVLTGDVPTPIDPPSGCPFRTRCYKAEDVCATERPVLEPVHGNTERRAACYFPEPLISERTSSSV; encoded by the coding sequence ATGACCGAGTTGCTGAAGCTCGAGGACGTCCGCAAGTACTTCGGCCTGCGCGGCGCACCGTGGCGGCAGGCGCAGGCCGTCCGCGCGGTCGACGGCGTCAACCTCGTCGTACGGAAGGGTGAAACGCTCGGCCTGGTCGGCGAATCCGGCTCCGGCAAGTCCACGCTGGCCCGGGTGGCGACGCGGTTGCTCGATCCGACGCAGGGCCGGGTGGAGATCGGCGGCAAGGACGTCACCAAGATCAAGGGCCGCCGGCTGCGGCCGATCCGCCGCCAGATCCAGATGGTCTTCCAGGACCCGCAGGCCTCGCTGAACCCGCGGCAGTCGGTCGGCACGATCCTCAGTACGCCGTTCCGTGCGCAAGGGATCCGCCCGACCCGGGCCCAGCTGGTCGAGCTGCTGGAGCAGGTCGGACTCGCCGAGCAGCACCTGGAGCGGTATCCGCACGAGTTCTCCGGCGGTCAGCGCCAGCGGATCGGGATCGCGCGGGCGCTGTCGGTCAAGCCCGAGCTGCTGGTCTGCGACGAGCCGGTGTCCGCGCTCGACGTGTCGGTGCAGGCGCAGGTGCTGAACCTGCTGGCCGACCTGCGCGACGAGCTCGGCCTGTCGTACGTGCTGGTCGCCCATGACCTGGCCGTCGTCCGCCAGGTGGCCGACCGGATCGCGGTGATGTACCTCGGGACGATCGTCGAGGAAGGCCCCGCCGCACAGGTCTACGAGGCGCCGGCGCATCCGTACACGAAGGCGTTGCTGTCCGCCGTACCCGTGCCCGAACCGGGTGCGGTCCGCGAGCGGATCGTGCTGACCGGGGACGTGCCGACCCCGATCGACCCGCCGTCCGGCTGCCCGTTCCGGACCCGCTGCTACAAGGCCGAGGACGTCTGCGCGACCGAACGACCGGTGCTGGAACCTGTCCACGGGAATACCGAGCGTCGTGCCGCCTGCTACTTCCCTGAGCCCCTCATTTCCGAAAGGACATCAAGCAGTGTTTAG
- a CDS encoding ABC transporter ATP-binding protein, whose protein sequence is MAEPVLEVHDLHVTFSTEGGRVPAVDGIDFSVAPGETLAIVGESGSGKSVSSAAVMGLLPSNADVSGEVLLDGRELIGLPSDDLRKIRGNDIAMVFQDALSALNPYYSVGWQVAEAYRLHHDVSKKVARQRAVEMLDKVGIPDAARRADSYPHEFSGGMRQRVVIAMALVNDPRVLIADEPTTALDVTVQAQIMRLLDDVQAEFGTALVLISHDLGVVAEVADDVLVMYAGRAAERGTVRDLFRRAAHPYSLGLLGAMPRVDVPPKPRLTTIPGSPPASGSITTGCPFQPRCAYTHLVGERCVTERPELTPRPGEGDHEAACHLGRRPEVVE, encoded by the coding sequence ATGGCTGAACCAGTCCTCGAGGTCCACGACCTCCACGTCACGTTCAGCACCGAGGGCGGTCGGGTGCCGGCCGTCGACGGCATCGATTTCTCGGTCGCGCCGGGGGAGACCCTGGCGATCGTCGGCGAGTCCGGGTCCGGCAAGAGCGTCAGTTCGGCCGCGGTGATGGGCCTGTTGCCGTCGAACGCCGATGTCAGCGGAGAGGTCCTGCTGGACGGCCGCGAGCTGATCGGTCTGCCCAGCGACGACCTGCGCAAGATCCGCGGCAACGACATCGCGATGGTCTTCCAGGACGCCCTGTCCGCGCTGAACCCGTACTACTCGGTCGGCTGGCAGGTCGCCGAGGCATACCGGCTGCACCACGACGTCTCGAAGAAGGTCGCACGCCAACGGGCCGTCGAGATGCTGGACAAGGTCGGCATCCCGGACGCTGCCCGCCGCGCCGACAGCTACCCGCACGAGTTCTCCGGGGGAATGCGGCAGCGGGTCGTGATTGCTATGGCTCTGGTGAACGACCCGAGAGTGCTGATCGCGGACGAGCCGACGACCGCACTCGATGTCACCGTGCAGGCGCAGATCATGCGCCTGCTGGACGACGTCCAGGCGGAGTTCGGTACGGCGCTGGTGCTGATCTCGCACGATCTCGGCGTGGTCGCCGAGGTCGCGGACGACGTCCTGGTGATGTACGCCGGGCGCGCGGCCGAGCGCGGCACGGTCCGGGACCTGTTCCGGCGGGCGGCGCACCCGTACAGCCTCGGTTTGCTCGGTGCGATGCCGCGGGTCGACGTACCGCCGAAACCCCGGCTGACGACGATTCCGGGCAGTCCACCGGCGTCGGGGTCGATCACGACCGGATGCCCGTTCCAGCCGCGCTGCGCGTACACACATCTGGTCGGGGAGCGCTGCGTGACCGAGCGGCCCGAGCTGACCCCGCGCCCCGGCGAGGGCGATCACGAGGCCGCGTGCCATCTGGGCCGGCGACCCGAGGTGGTCGAATGA
- a CDS encoding ABC transporter permease produces MPDLVWFVVRRLFAALLVMLALSLAVYLVFYAIPADPAHLACGKPCTPDRLEQARHFMQLDQSTLQQYLNFLKGIFAGRTFGEGAAAVHCQAPCFGYSFPLARPVTTLIVDRLPITASIALGAAVLWLLFGVSLGVIAALNRGRILDRLSVGVALIGVSTPSFLLGLLAILVFGFWLNMVPVNGYIPLTESPVDWAWHLITPWIVLAILQAASYIRLTRSQMLEELNLDYITTARAKGAGEARVVLTHGLRGVLVPVITLFGLDLGGLLGGAILTEKVFSMQGLGDLLISAVGQLDVAVVVGVTLFSAFLIILANLVVDVVHGVLDPRVSHG; encoded by the coding sequence ATGCCCGATCTCGTCTGGTTCGTCGTCCGGCGGCTGTTCGCGGCACTGCTCGTGATGCTCGCGCTCAGCCTGGCCGTCTACCTGGTCTTCTACGCGATCCCGGCCGACCCGGCCCACCTGGCGTGCGGCAAGCCGTGTACGCCGGACCGCCTGGAGCAGGCGCGCCACTTCATGCAGCTCGACCAGAGCACCCTGCAGCAGTACCTGAACTTCCTGAAGGGCATCTTCGCCGGCAGGACGTTCGGCGAAGGTGCCGCGGCCGTCCACTGCCAGGCCCCGTGCTTCGGCTACTCGTTCCCGCTGGCGCGCCCGGTCACCACGCTGATCGTGGACCGGCTGCCGATCACCGCGTCGATCGCGCTCGGCGCCGCGGTCCTGTGGCTGCTGTTCGGCGTCTCGCTCGGCGTGATCGCGGCCCTGAACCGCGGCCGCATCCTGGACCGGCTGTCCGTCGGCGTGGCGCTGATCGGGGTGTCGACGCCGTCGTTCCTGCTCGGTCTGCTGGCGATCCTGGTGTTCGGGTTCTGGCTGAACATGGTTCCGGTCAACGGCTACATCCCGCTCACCGAGAGCCCGGTCGACTGGGCCTGGCACCTGATCACGCCCTGGATCGTGCTCGCGATCCTGCAAGCGGCCTCGTACATCCGGCTGACCCGCTCGCAGATGCTCGAGGAGCTGAACCTCGACTACATCACCACCGCGCGCGCCAAGGGCGCCGGCGAGGCACGGGTGGTGCTCACCCACGGTCTGCGCGGTGTGCTGGTGCCGGTGATCACGCTGTTCGGTCTCGATCTCGGCGGTCTGCTCGGCGGCGCGATCCTGACCGAGAAGGTCTTCAGCATGCAGGGCCTCGGCGACCTGCTGATCAGCGCGGTCGGTCAGCTCGACGTGGCCGTGGTCGTCGGCGTGACGCTGTTCTCGGCGTTCCTGATCATCCTCGCGAACTTGGTGGTGGACGTAGTGCACGGTGTGCTCGACCCGAGGGTGAGTCATGGCTGA
- a CDS encoding ABC transporter permease subunit — MTSSVAGTVSPTRQAMRRMRRDRSARVGVVVVALLIVIAAAAPLLVKLAGQDATTYHIDLLDPARGNAPRGALGGISGEHWFGVEPLTGRDLFSIVVLGLRTSLVIAITVTVITTVIGTLLGISAAYFGGWYDAIVSRLLDFLFGFPQLVFMIALGIIVPTRVSRTLLLIGVLSVFGWAGLARLIRNQARSLVTREFVEAARSVGSTGWMVITRELLPNLLGPVLVIATLAVPGYVGAEAALSFLGVGVPPPTPSLGRSISDSIAWVYTGADPWFLLFPGAMLFLAVLGFTLLGDGVRDAFDVRLRRTN, encoded by the coding sequence GTGACTTCCTCGGTCGCCGGGACCGTTTCGCCCACCCGGCAGGCGATGCGACGGATGCGGCGCGATCGCAGTGCGCGGGTCGGCGTGGTGGTGGTCGCCCTGCTGATCGTGATCGCCGCGGCCGCGCCGCTGCTGGTGAAGCTGGCCGGCCAGGACGCGACGACGTACCACATCGACCTCCTCGACCCGGCGCGTGGCAATGCGCCGCGCGGAGCACTCGGCGGGATCAGCGGCGAGCACTGGTTCGGCGTCGAGCCGCTGACCGGCCGGGACCTGTTCTCGATCGTCGTGCTCGGCCTCCGGACGTCGCTGGTCATCGCGATCACGGTCACCGTCATCACGACCGTGATCGGCACCCTGCTCGGCATCAGCGCGGCGTACTTCGGCGGCTGGTACGACGCGATCGTGTCCCGGCTGCTGGACTTCCTGTTCGGGTTCCCGCAGCTCGTCTTCATGATTGCCCTCGGCATCATTGTCCCGACGAGGGTGTCCCGGACACTGCTGCTGATCGGCGTGCTCAGTGTCTTCGGCTGGGCCGGCCTGGCCCGGCTGATCCGCAACCAGGCCCGCTCGCTGGTCACCCGCGAGTTCGTCGAGGCCGCCCGCAGCGTCGGCTCGACCGGCTGGATGGTGATCACCCGCGAACTGCTGCCGAACCTGCTCGGCCCGGTCCTGGTGATCGCCACGCTGGCCGTTCCCGGGTACGTCGGTGCGGAGGCGGCACTGTCCTTCCTGGGCGTCGGCGTACCACCGCCGACACCGAGCCTGGGCCGCTCGATCTCCGACTCGATCGCCTGGGTCTACACCGGCGCGGACCCGTGGTTCCTGCTGTTCCCGGGCGCGATGCTGTTCCTCGCCGTCCTCGGGTTCACGTTGCTCGGTGACGGCGTCCGGGACGCGTTCGACGTCCGGCTGCGGAGGACGAACTGA
- a CDS encoding alpha/beta fold hydrolase: MLRIGDRMLMYAVYGAEDGVPVMSFGGTPSTRWKRPEVVATIETSGLWMVMPDRPGYGGSTRQPGRTVASVADDAVAVADALGWERFAVTGGSGGGPHALACAALLPDRVTRCAVTASNAPPIVDGPEPTEAEEQAYPRRNRTSWLAVHGDLRPGLEKTARSIMAAVVEGGPEFPPDPGSPPGPPAREDPAAVARLTATFVTSHDGWIDDHIAFATPWGFDLGDIRVPVSLWHGSADERAGKYADHLAAAIPHAERKCYVGGHIPPTNAYRELLRWLTLS, encoded by the coding sequence ATGCTGCGGATCGGCGACCGGATGCTCATGTACGCCGTGTACGGCGCGGAGGACGGCGTACCCGTGATGTCGTTCGGCGGTACGCCGAGCACGCGGTGGAAGCGGCCGGAGGTGGTCGCGACCATCGAGACCTCGGGACTGTGGATGGTGATGCCCGACCGGCCCGGGTACGGCGGCTCGACTCGGCAGCCGGGCCGGACGGTGGCGTCGGTCGCCGACGACGCTGTCGCGGTGGCTGATGCCCTCGGGTGGGAACGCTTCGCGGTCACCGGTGGCTCCGGCGGCGGACCGCACGCGCTGGCCTGCGCGGCCTTATTGCCCGACCGAGTGACTCGTTGCGCCGTCACTGCGAGCAACGCACCACCGATCGTCGACGGCCCCGAGCCGACCGAGGCGGAGGAACAGGCGTATCCACGGCGCAACCGCACGTCCTGGCTCGCGGTGCACGGCGACCTGCGGCCAGGGCTGGAGAAGACGGCGCGGTCGATCATGGCCGCCGTCGTGGAGGGCGGACCGGAGTTCCCGCCCGACCCCGGCTCACCACCGGGGCCACCGGCTCGTGAGGATCCCGCGGCGGTGGCGCGGCTGACGGCCACCTTCGTCACCAGCCACGACGGCTGGATCGACGACCACATCGCGTTCGCGACTCCCTGGGGCTTCGATCTGGGTGACATCCGCGTGCCGGTCAGCCTCTGGCACGGTTCGGCCGACGAGCGCGCCGGCAAGTACGCCGACCACCTGGCCGCCGCGATCCCGCACGCCGAGCGCAAGTGCTACGTGGGCGGCCACATCCCACCGACAAATGCGTACCGCGAACTGCTCCGCTGGCTGACACTGTCCTGA
- a CDS encoding nucleotidyltransferase domain-containing protein — translation MDLARQLVQELYPDARAAWLGGSVVRGDAGPTSDLDITVLLDGPPAPRRTSLEYGGWPVELFVHTEKSLRHFADKDQARRQPTMMRLVGESVVLVDIDGSGARLQQEFLAEVAAGPEPLSADELRQLRYGITDLLDDLAGAAGDVRLAVTSVLWQEAARLLLTGAGHWSGTGKGLLRELTAYDVAHGTDHATALLDGVRASDNRIVAAVDRILAPHGGRLFAGFELVANI, via the coding sequence ATGGACCTTGCACGCCAACTCGTTCAGGAGCTGTATCCGGATGCCCGCGCCGCGTGGCTCGGTGGGAGCGTGGTGCGCGGCGACGCGGGCCCGACGTCCGACCTGGACATCACGGTGTTGCTGGACGGTCCGCCGGCGCCCCGGCGGACGTCGCTGGAGTACGGCGGTTGGCCGGTCGAGTTGTTCGTGCACACCGAGAAGTCGCTGCGCCATTTCGCCGACAAGGACCAGGCACGACGCCAACCGACGATGATGCGGCTGGTCGGCGAGTCCGTCGTACTGGTGGACATTGACGGGTCAGGTGCACGCCTGCAGCAGGAGTTCCTTGCCGAGGTGGCCGCAGGGCCTGAACCACTGTCCGCGGACGAGTTGAGGCAGCTGCGCTACGGGATCACCGACTTGCTGGACGACCTGGCTGGTGCGGCTGGTGATGTGCGGTTGGCGGTCACGTCGGTGTTGTGGCAGGAGGCGGCCCGGTTGCTGCTGACCGGTGCGGGTCATTGGTCCGGTACCGGCAAGGGTCTGCTGCGCGAGCTCACGGCGTACGACGTTGCTCACGGCACCGATCACGCGACGGCGTTGCTGGACGGCGTACGGGCGTCCGACAACCGCATCGTGGCCGCGGTCGACCGCATCCTCGCCCCACACGGTGGCCGCCTGTTCGCAGGTTTCGAGCTGGTCGCGAACATCTAG
- a CDS encoding RNA polymerase sigma factor, translating to MTGDTISEGDEADVLARVRGGDSAAYGELVNRHALVAKRTAVLLGAGADADDVVQEAFVKAYRGLGGFREGAAFRPWLLRIVANETRNAVRARGRRTQREQRAAPLDVVLDPADEAVSLERRTELLAAVRALPDQMRLVVTCRYLLDLDEQETAVVLGWPRGTVKSRLHRALGRLRDALPDKEVQR from the coding sequence TTGACAGGAGACACGATCAGCGAGGGTGACGAGGCCGACGTACTGGCTCGGGTCCGCGGTGGCGACAGCGCCGCGTACGGCGAGCTGGTGAACAGGCATGCCCTGGTGGCGAAGCGGACCGCGGTGCTGCTGGGCGCCGGTGCGGACGCGGACGACGTGGTACAGGAAGCGTTCGTGAAGGCGTACCGGGGGCTGGGCGGGTTTCGGGAGGGTGCTGCTTTCCGGCCCTGGCTGTTGCGGATCGTCGCCAACGAGACCCGGAACGCTGTCCGCGCACGCGGGCGCCGGACGCAGCGTGAGCAGCGGGCGGCGCCATTGGACGTCGTACTGGATCCGGCTGACGAGGCGGTGTCGCTGGAGCGGCGCACCGAGCTGCTGGCCGCCGTACGGGCGCTGCCGGACCAGATGCGCCTGGTGGTGACCTGTCGGTACCTGCTGGATCTGGACGAGCAGGAGACCGCAGTAGTACTCGGCTGGCCCCGCGGGACAGTCAAGTCACGCCTGCATCGCGCACTGGGTCGCCTGCGCGATGCCCTGCCCGACAAGGAGGTGCAGCGATGA